In Paenibacillus phoenicis, one genomic interval encodes:
- a CDS encoding glycoside hydrolase family 30 protein — translation MAKWVKVLTSRDSADRLQPQGEVAVQSGAAAGAGQKLKVLPEQTYQTVMGFGGAFTEAAAYTLSRISPQKREEVIRRYFDPEEGLGYTLGRVHIHSCDFALENYTYIEDGDVELKTFDISRDHKWVIPLVHDAAKTAGKNITMLASPWSPPAWMKTNGDMNHGGQLKPEYREVWALYYTKFIKAYREAGIPIWGITVQNEPAAVQTWDSCIYSGEEERDFVRDYLGPVMHREGLADVQILIWDHNRDIIVERASAVLSDPEAAKYVWGTGFHWYVSEAFENVGKVHELFPDKHLLFTEGCQEGGVKLGKWFTGERYGRNIIGDLNNWNEGFLDWNLVLDETGGPNHVGNLCDAPIIADTTTDTLHYNSSYFYIGHFSKYIKPGAVRIGLEAHAPALLATSFRNPDGSIAVVVQNESDEAQPFALELGGEAAGETLPAHSIATYIIQG, via the coding sequence ATGGCAAAATGGGTGAAGGTGCTCACTTCGCGTGATTCGGCGGACCGTCTGCAGCCGCAAGGGGAAGTGGCGGTTCAATCTGGCGCAGCAGCTGGCGCGGGACAGAAGCTGAAGGTCCTGCCGGAGCAGACTTACCAAACGGTGATGGGGTTTGGCGGTGCGTTCACCGAAGCGGCCGCTTATACGTTGTCCCGGATCAGCCCGCAGAAGCGGGAAGAAGTGATTCGCCGGTATTTCGATCCGGAGGAGGGGCTGGGGTATACGCTGGGTCGCGTGCACATCCACAGCTGCGACTTCGCGCTGGAGAACTACACGTATATCGAGGACGGCGACGTGGAGCTGAAAACGTTCGATATTTCCCGCGATCACAAATGGGTGATCCCGCTCGTTCACGATGCGGCAAAAACAGCCGGGAAGAACATTACCATGCTGGCCTCTCCTTGGAGCCCTCCGGCTTGGATGAAAACGAATGGCGATATGAACCACGGCGGCCAGCTGAAGCCGGAATATCGCGAGGTGTGGGCGCTGTATTATACGAAGTTCATCAAAGCTTACCGTGAAGCAGGCATCCCGATCTGGGGGATCACGGTACAGAATGAACCGGCGGCGGTGCAAACCTGGGATTCCTGTATTTACAGCGGCGAGGAAGAACGCGATTTCGTACGCGATTACCTGGGGCCGGTGATGCATCGGGAAGGCCTGGCGGACGTCCAAATTCTCATTTGGGACCACAACCGGGATATTATCGTCGAGCGGGCCTCCGCCGTGCTGAGCGATCCCGAAGCGGCTAAATACGTGTGGGGTACTGGCTTCCACTGGTACGTCAGCGAAGCGTTCGAGAACGTCGGCAAAGTGCATGAGCTGTTCCCTGACAAGCATCTCTTGTTCACGGAAGGCTGCCAGGAAGGCGGCGTGAAGCTTGGCAAATGGTTCACCGGCGAGCGTTATGGCCGGAACATCATCGGCGACTTGAACAATTGGAACGAAGGGTTCCTGGATTGGAACCTGGTGCTGGACGAAACGGGCGGTCCGAACCATGTGGGCAACCTGTGTGATGCGCCGATCATCGCGGATACCACAACCGATACGCTCCACTACAACAGCTCGTACTTCTACATCGGACATTTCAGCAAATACATCAAACCGGGGGCGGTACGCATCGGTTTAGAAGCCCACGCTCCGGCGCTGCTGGCTACCTCATTCCGCAATCCGGACGGCAGCATTGCGGTTGTCGTGCAGAACGAAAGCGATGAGGCACAGCCGTTTGCCCTGGAACTGGGCGGCGAGGCTGCAGGTGAGACGCTGCCGGCCCATTCGATTGCAACGTATATCATCCAAGGCTAG
- a CDS encoding cellobiose phosphorylase, producing the protein MPNYTFEENAFVIEQFDRAKPFSSFLPGLAGLKGIPMWTFYVNRGQAVCSFGIRDKNSPIMEFSPASITYQSVAMKGFRTFIKIAGKAGIYEPFQSAFPDASAVRRMHILTNELTIEETHEAQGLRVKVSYFQLPNDDYAALVRQVEVTNISGAPVQLEMLDGMPEILPYGVENAGYKEIGNLLRSWMEVDNLENGIPFYRVRSSTHDEAEVSEVQSGHFYLTFGEDGKLLKTIADFAVIFGDNTSLAYPDRFAEQPLAALTAAPQYCTNKVPCGFSALAAELARGESRRIYTLIGHIESVERLNRKAAEIASPAYVARKHAEASQLTEELTADIATKTALPLFDAYCRQSYLDNFLRGGYLFIFENGREGFVVHLYSRKHGDLERDYNFFSIAPEFYSQGNGNFRDANQNRRNDVYFNPRVGTFNIRTFFSLIQADGYNPLGVEGTTFRVPAERAAELSAFLEQAAADHREELAALCLGSFTPGKLISLVNHRGVRLLAEENELLTGVLSLAEQQIEASFGEGYWTDHWTYNMDLIDSYLDIFPDRKVQLLFGEREYTYFDSPARVLPRSEKYVISGGKVRQYGALVHDEEKMAKFGLTLKSTNWLKTEHGRGEIYRTTLFVKLLSLGLVKFATLDPFGMGVEMEANKPGWNDAMNGLPGLFGSGMSETFELKRLLKFVQEVCDDPEAAGNNQVVQVPEEIAALLSEVGKLLEARLAGSLAPFDYWDQVTTAREKYREAIRFGISGTETSLELRAIGQLAARMLEQIERGIQEAIRLGDGVTPTYFAYEAAEFEPVTDAQGKPIISGYGLQKAVVKKFTVRPLPHFLEGPARWLKTVEDRNEAKRTYEQIRRSDLFDDQLQMYKTSVSLDAETHEIGRIRAFTPGWLERESVFLHMSYKYLLALLKSGLTEEFFTELRTSLIPFLDPAVYGRSTLENSSFIATSVNPDPDTHGRGYVARLSGSTAEFLSMWMSMMAGKRIFRLHEGKLRLALNPHLPGWLFDEQGEVSFRFLGTTEVVYRNPQKKDTYGPDAAAIRRLVVQKHDGTELAVEGAVIDGELAEEVRSGKVRRIEAELA; encoded by the coding sequence ATGCCGAATTATACTTTTGAGGAAAATGCGTTCGTGATCGAACAGTTTGACCGGGCGAAGCCGTTCTCGAGCTTCCTCCCCGGCCTTGCCGGCTTGAAGGGGATTCCGATGTGGACGTTTTACGTCAACCGGGGGCAGGCGGTCTGCAGCTTTGGGATCCGGGACAAAAACAGCCCGATCATGGAATTCTCCCCGGCTAGCATTACGTATCAATCGGTTGCGATGAAAGGCTTCCGGACGTTTATCAAAATCGCAGGGAAAGCGGGGATCTACGAGCCCTTCCAAAGCGCTTTCCCCGATGCGTCGGCCGTTCGCCGCATGCACATTTTGACCAATGAGCTGACGATTGAAGAAACCCATGAAGCGCAGGGGTTGCGGGTGAAGGTGAGTTATTTTCAACTCCCCAACGACGATTATGCGGCACTGGTGCGTCAAGTGGAGGTTACGAATATTTCCGGAGCGCCGGTGCAGCTGGAGATGCTGGACGGGATGCCGGAGATTCTTCCGTACGGGGTAGAGAACGCCGGCTACAAGGAAATCGGGAATCTGCTGCGCAGCTGGATGGAGGTCGACAATCTGGAGAACGGAATTCCGTTCTACCGGGTCCGCTCCAGTACCCATGATGAGGCCGAAGTCAGCGAGGTGCAAAGCGGTCATTTCTACCTCACCTTTGGAGAGGACGGGAAGCTGCTGAAGACGATTGCCGACTTTGCGGTCATTTTCGGCGATAATACGTCGCTGGCTTATCCCGACCGCTTTGCCGAGCAGCCGCTGGCGGCCTTAACGGCGGCACCGCAGTATTGCACCAACAAGGTGCCTTGCGGATTTTCGGCATTAGCTGCCGAGCTGGCCCGCGGCGAAAGCCGCCGCATTTATACCTTAATCGGGCATATCGAAAGCGTTGAACGGTTAAATCGCAAAGCGGCCGAGATTGCCAGCCCTGCTTATGTTGCCCGCAAGCATGCGGAGGCTAGCCAGTTGACCGAGGAGCTAACCGCAGACATCGCCACGAAAACAGCCCTGCCGCTGTTTGATGCCTACTGCCGGCAGAGCTATCTGGACAATTTTCTGCGCGGCGGGTATCTGTTTATTTTCGAAAACGGCCGGGAAGGATTCGTTGTTCACTTGTATTCCCGGAAGCACGGGGATCTGGAGCGGGATTACAACTTCTTCTCGATCGCCCCGGAATTTTATTCGCAGGGCAACGGCAATTTCCGAGATGCTAACCAAAACCGGCGCAATGATGTATATTTTAACCCGCGGGTCGGAACGTTTAATATTCGCACGTTCTTCAGCCTCATTCAGGCTGATGGCTATAATCCGCTGGGCGTGGAAGGCACCACGTTCCGGGTTCCGGCCGAACGGGCGGCGGAGCTGTCCGCTTTTCTGGAGCAGGCGGCGGCCGATCATCGGGAGGAGTTGGCCGCTTTGTGCTTGGGTTCGTTTACTCCGGGGAAACTGATCTCGCTCGTTAACCACCGCGGCGTACGGTTGCTCGCGGAGGAGAACGAGCTGTTGACCGGTGTGCTGTCGCTCGCCGAACAGCAAATCGAAGCCTCCTTTGGGGAAGGTTACTGGACGGATCATTGGACTTATAATATGGACTTGATCGACAGTTATCTTGATATTTTCCCGGATCGCAAGGTGCAGCTGCTGTTCGGAGAACGGGAGTACACGTACTTCGACAGTCCGGCCCGCGTGCTGCCGCGCAGCGAGAAGTACGTGATCAGCGGCGGAAAGGTTCGCCAATACGGCGCATTGGTTCACGATGAGGAGAAAATGGCCAAATTCGGTCTGACGTTAAAGAGCACCAACTGGTTAAAAACAGAACATGGCCGGGGAGAAATTTACCGGACGACCTTGTTCGTCAAACTGCTGTCGCTGGGCCTGGTCAAGTTCGCCACCCTGGATCCGTTTGGCATGGGCGTGGAGATGGAAGCGAACAAGCCGGGATGGAACGATGCGATGAACGGCTTGCCTGGACTGTTTGGCTCGGGCATGAGCGAAACCTTTGAGTTAAAAAGGCTGCTGAAGTTCGTTCAGGAAGTTTGTGATGATCCTGAAGCTGCTGGCAACAACCAAGTCGTGCAAGTGCCTGAGGAAATCGCCGCGCTGCTCAGCGAAGTCGGGAAGCTGCTGGAAGCCCGCTTAGCGGGGAGCCTGGCGCCGTTTGATTATTGGGATCAGGTGACGACGGCGCGCGAGAAATACCGGGAAGCCATTCGTTTCGGGATCAGCGGGACGGAAACCTCGCTGGAGCTTCGTGCGATCGGCCAGCTGGCGGCCCGTATGCTCGAGCAAATCGAGCGCGGGATTCAAGAGGCTATCCGACTGGGCGACGGCGTGACACCGACGTATTTCGCCTACGAGGCGGCGGAATTTGAGCCGGTGACCGATGCCCAAGGAAAGCCGATCATCAGCGGATATGGACTGCAGAAGGCGGTCGTGAAGAAATTTACCGTTCGTCCGCTGCCGCATTTCCTGGAAGGTCCTGCTCGTTGGTTGAAGACGGTCGAGGACCGTAACGAAGCTAAGCGGACTTATGAGCAAATTCGCCGCAGCGACCTGTTCGACGACCAGCTTCAAATGTACAAAACCTCGGTCAGCCTGGATGCGGAGACCCATGAAATCGGTCGGATTCGCGCCTTTACGCCAGGCTGGCTGGAACGGGAATCGGTATTCCTGCATATGAGCTACAAGTACCTGCTGGCGCTGCTTAAGAGCGGCTTGACCGAGGAGTTCTTCACCGAGCTTCGCACTTCGTTGATTCCGTTCCTCGATCCGGCTGTGTATGGCCGCAGCACGCTGGAGAACTCGTCCTTTATCGCAACGAGCGTGAATCCGGATCCGGATACCCACGGCCGCGGTTATGTCGCCCGGCTTAGCGGATCAACCGCCGAGTTCCTTAGCATGTGGATGTCGATGATGGCCGGAAAACGGATCTTCCGCCTGCATGAAGGCAAGCTCCGGCTTGCGCTTAACCCGCACTTGCCCGGATGGCTCTTTGATGAGCAAGGCGAGGTGTCGTTCCGCTTCCTGGGCACAACGGAGGTCGTCTACCGGAACCCGCAGAAGAAGGATACCTATGGCCCGGATGCTGCAGCGATTCGCCGGTTGGTGGTTCAGAAGCACGATGGAACGGAGCTTGCGGTTGAAGGCGCCGTGATCGACGGTGAGTTAGCGGAGGAGGTCCGCAGCGGCAAGGTGCGGCGGATTGAAGCGGAGTTGGCTTAA
- a CDS encoding ATP-binding protein, with the protein MKSLIKGFVVLFVIFIAAFYGIIFRNSGAAGSEVQQIRNWQVTWTDRLDPNPSKEWLEGLDGWTSVSAGEENPVKPDKGMVQWIKITLPQITENSQVVLIDKIYGKHITVSLDGAKVFESQRKFNFSINSVLVPVSSHNSGQTLYIGVSSTTNTIGIFDPIRIGNNQELIKSFVRGNITDLILGSTLIFIAVIMLFCSVFLKYVNMPMWFSLCAVIFSSGLLVLTYSPFVFWLFDYTTAGRILVVMFDLALFILLPSFIFFFEKIFGPGYFALIRRSRKVFVVFSALCMLLLLANELSGNRYYDVYKLITTQFAGYLIIAQFLILAGILTVYVAKGNKEALIFLAGVLSFTLLSAGELIWYYYYDGYYKLFLWKLGIVCFLTSLIIILGRRFAENHRQVVEYSKQLEMFNNELQRSEKMEIISELAASVAHEVRNPLQVTRGFLQLLVEKQQNSDKVYLSMALEELDRASAIITDFLTFAKPEGGKVTTLNVLEEFIHIEGILIPLANLQGGKITVHIPKNLYVRGNSSKFKQAFINIIKNSIEALRGEGDIQIWSYEENDDVVIHIKDNGEGMDEEVLARLGEPYFSNKTKGTGLGLMVTFRIIEVMNGQIHFTSKKGAGTEVVIRFPSVQVEEYAMG; encoded by the coding sequence ATGAAGTCTTTGATCAAAGGATTTGTCGTCTTGTTTGTCATATTCATTGCTGCTTTTTACGGCATCATTTTTAGAAATTCGGGTGCAGCGGGCTCGGAGGTACAGCAAATCAGAAACTGGCAGGTCACTTGGACGGACCGGCTGGATCCTAATCCGAGCAAGGAATGGCTTGAGGGACTGGACGGCTGGACGAGTGTAAGCGCGGGAGAAGAGAACCCGGTGAAGCCGGATAAGGGCATGGTTCAGTGGATCAAAATCACGCTTCCCCAAATAACGGAAAATTCCCAGGTCGTATTGATCGATAAAATATATGGTAAACACATTACGGTAAGTTTGGATGGAGCCAAAGTCTTCGAATCCCAGCGCAAATTTAACTTTAGCATCAACAGCGTGCTGGTGCCGGTGTCTTCGCACAATTCGGGTCAAACGCTGTATATCGGCGTATCCTCGACGACAAATACGATCGGGATCTTTGACCCGATTCGAATCGGAAATAACCAGGAATTGATCAAGAGCTTTGTGCGCGGCAACATCACCGACTTAATTTTGGGCAGCACGCTGATCTTCATCGCGGTGATTATGCTGTTCTGTTCTGTTTTTCTGAAGTATGTGAATATGCCGATGTGGTTCTCGCTGTGTGCGGTCATTTTTTCCAGCGGCTTGCTTGTGCTGACGTATTCTCCGTTTGTATTTTGGCTGTTTGACTATACGACGGCGGGCAGAATACTGGTGGTGATGTTTGACCTGGCTTTGTTCATCCTGCTTCCTTCGTTTATCTTTTTCTTTGAAAAAATCTTTGGTCCCGGATATTTTGCTTTAATCCGGCGTTCGCGCAAAGTGTTTGTGGTCTTCTCCGCGCTCTGTATGCTACTGCTGTTAGCGAACGAGTTGTCCGGTAATCGCTACTATGATGTCTATAAGCTCATTACGACTCAATTTGCAGGTTATCTGATTATTGCGCAATTTCTGATCTTGGCTGGCATTTTAACCGTTTATGTAGCGAAAGGGAACAAAGAGGCGCTGATCTTTCTGGCCGGGGTACTCTCGTTCACGCTGCTATCCGCAGGCGAATTGATTTGGTATTACTATTACGACGGATACTATAAGCTGTTTTTGTGGAAATTAGGCATCGTTTGCTTCTTGACCTCGTTGATTATCATCTTGGGCCGAAGATTTGCGGAGAATCACCGGCAAGTCGTGGAATACTCCAAGCAGTTGGAGATGTTTAATAACGAGCTGCAGCGTTCGGAGAAAATGGAGATCATCAGCGAATTAGCCGCTTCGGTCGCCCACGAGGTCCGCAACCCGCTGCAGGTGACCCGAGGCTTTCTGCAACTGCTCGTTGAGAAGCAGCAGAATTCGGACAAGGTGTATTTAAGCATGGCGTTGGAAGAGCTTGATCGCGCTTCGGCGATTATTACGGACTTCCTCACTTTCGCCAAGCCGGAAGGCGGCAAGGTGACGACGCTGAACGTGCTGGAAGAATTTATTCATATCGAAGGGATCCTGATTCCTCTAGCGAATTTGCAGGGGGGCAAAATCACGGTTCATATTCCTAAAAACCTTTATGTGCGCGGCAATTCTTCCAAATTCAAGCAAGCATTTATCAATATCATCAAGAATAGTATTGAAGCACTTCGGGGCGAAGGCGACATCCAAATTTGGAGCTATGAAGAAAACGACGATGTGGTGATCCATATCAAGGACAACGGCGAGGGGATGGACGAAGAAGTGCTGGCCCGCTTGGGTGAGCCTTATTTCTCCAACAAAACGAAGGGGACGGGGCTAGGTTTGATGGTGACGTTCCGGATTATTGAGGTGATGAACGGTCAAATTCATTTTACGAGCAAAAAAGGAGCAGGGACCGAAGTCGTTATCCGCTTCCCCTCCGTTCAAGTTGAGGAGTATGCGATGGGATAA
- a CDS encoding NHLP leader peptide family RiPP precursor yields the protein MTSGALLQTQVVEKAWQDPSFKAKLLADPKAAIQEALGVVLPDHIKIKAVEESTDEFYVVLPPQPEKVVMSKIKPAGIWGE from the coding sequence ATGACATCAGGAGCGCTCCTTCAAACGCAAGTTGTTGAAAAAGCTTGGCAAGATCCTAGCTTCAAAGCGAAGCTACTTGCCGACCCGAAAGCTGCGATCCAGGAGGCACTCGGTGTAGTTCTCCCGGATCACATCAAAATCAAAGCAGTAGAGGAGAGCACGGACGAATTTTACGTCGTACTGCCGCCTCAACCGGAGAAAGTTGTTATGAGCAAAATCAAACCAGCAGGAATCTGGGGCGAATAA